From Oceanipulchritudo coccoides, the proteins below share one genomic window:
- a CDS encoding glycine--tRNA ligase, which yields MSEESSSRTLPTLEALVTLCKRRGFIFQSSEIYGGYAGFFDYGPLGAELKKNVKDAWWKAMVHERDEIVGLDSTIIMHPEIWKASGHVEGFNDPMVDCKESKKRYRADQLFFAPVRVDGNTIGYVSVEESGTMQAEAEEMAAEMKRKQAVQGTLEAIELKDYTEADPEEYELIPSPATGKPGSLTPPRQFNLMFETRVGPLADASGLSYLRPETAQGIFQNFKNVVDTGRVKIPFGIAQIGKAFRNEITPRNFIFRSREFEQMEIEYFIDPDEETWPRVYREWIDTCKEWLVSIGIPADMVGEDVHPAEKLSHYSKGTTDLTFTFPFGTQELWGIACRGNFDLTQHQKHSRKSMEFFDEGRKEKYIPHVVEPSLGVDRTILAVLTAAYCEDEVPNDKGAPEKRVLLKFHPKVAPFKVAVFPLLKNKPELVESARNLYKQLQRRWNVAWDVSGAIGRRYRRQDEIGTPYCVTIDFDTIEKDQCVTIRDRDTTEQVRIPLDEVEGWLNERIEG from the coding sequence ATGTCCGAAGAATCCAGCTCACGAACTCTTCCCACGCTTGAAGCCCTTGTCACTTTGTGCAAGCGGCGGGGATTTATTTTCCAGTCCAGTGAAATCTACGGCGGTTATGCCGGTTTTTTTGATTACGGGCCTCTCGGGGCGGAATTGAAGAAGAACGTCAAGGACGCCTGGTGGAAAGCCATGGTCCATGAGCGGGATGAAATTGTCGGGCTTGATTCGACAATTATCATGCATCCGGAAATCTGGAAGGCGAGTGGCCACGTTGAGGGCTTCAATGACCCGATGGTGGATTGCAAGGAATCCAAGAAGCGCTACCGGGCAGATCAGTTGTTTTTTGCACCGGTCCGGGTTGACGGAAATACGATTGGTTATGTCTCAGTTGAGGAATCCGGCACCATGCAGGCCGAAGCCGAGGAAATGGCCGCCGAGATGAAGCGCAAGCAGGCGGTCCAGGGAACCCTTGAGGCAATTGAATTAAAGGACTACACCGAAGCGGATCCGGAGGAATACGAACTCATTCCCAGTCCGGCCACCGGCAAGCCCGGCTCATTAACCCCGCCCCGCCAATTTAACCTCATGTTTGAGACACGGGTTGGCCCGCTGGCGGACGCTTCCGGGCTTTCATATCTGCGCCCGGAAACCGCTCAGGGGATTTTCCAAAATTTCAAGAATGTCGTGGACACTGGCCGGGTGAAGATCCCGTTTGGCATTGCCCAGATCGGAAAGGCTTTCCGCAACGAGATCACGCCGCGAAATTTCATTTTCCGTTCACGGGAATTTGAGCAGATGGAAATTGAATACTTCATCGATCCGGATGAAGAGACCTGGCCGCGCGTATACCGTGAATGGATCGATACGTGCAAGGAGTGGTTGGTCAGCATCGGGATTCCTGCCGACATGGTGGGCGAGGATGTCCACCCGGCGGAAAAGCTTTCCCATTATTCAAAGGGAACAACCGACCTGACTTTTACCTTTCCCTTCGGCACACAAGAGCTCTGGGGAATTGCCTGCCGCGGGAACTTTGACCTGACGCAGCACCAGAAGCACAGCCGCAAGTCCATGGAGTTCTTCGACGAGGGACGGAAGGAAAAATATATTCCTCATGTTGTGGAACCTTCCCTCGGTGTGGACCGGACAATCCTCGCCGTCCTAACAGCTGCTTATTGCGAGGACGAAGTGCCGAATGACAAGGGTGCCCCGGAGAAGCGGGTGCTCTTGAAATTCCACCCCAAAGTCGCGCCCTTCAAGGTAGCGGTCTTCCCGCTTTTGAAGAACAAGCCGGAGTTGGTTGAATCCGCGCGAAATCTCTACAAGCAATTGCAACGGCGCTGGAATGTCGCCTGGGATGTCTCGGGAGCGATCGGGCGGCGTTATCGTCGCCAGGATGAAATTGGCACGCCGTATTGTGTCACTATTGATTTTGATACCATTGAAAAGGACCAATGCGTGACCATCCGGGACCGTGATACGACCGAGCAGGTCCGTATTCCCCTTGATGAGGTTGAAGGCTGGTTGAACGAGCGAATCGAGGGCTAG
- a CDS encoding SRPBCC family protein, whose amino-acid sequence MKIVKWLIALVALLLGLFVLITFFLPTEYEIERSTEINTPAELVFSQVVDLVAWQEWNPWNEMDPDMLIEYGELSAGPGASYTWQSDVAGDGAMKIIKVEGMEHVRFELLFEGYEDNPSYSSLFISEGSSEGSSTVRWTFEGNVGDSFFGRWMSVMIDKFVGPSYEKGLQSLKERCEALALDPEAVFKEVPVP is encoded by the coding sequence ATGAAGATTGTTAAATGGTTGATCGCCCTTGTAGCGTTACTTCTGGGTCTCTTTGTACTCATCACCTTCTTCCTCCCGACCGAATACGAGATTGAGCGGTCCACGGAGATTAATACTCCCGCAGAACTGGTCTTTTCGCAGGTTGTAGATCTGGTCGCCTGGCAGGAATGGAATCCGTGGAATGAGATGGATCCTGACATGCTCATTGAGTACGGAGAGCTTTCAGCCGGACCTGGCGCCAGCTACACCTGGCAGAGTGACGTGGCAGGTGACGGGGCCATGAAGATCATCAAGGTGGAAGGCATGGAACACGTGCGCTTTGAACTCCTGTTCGAAGGATACGAGGACAATCCTTCCTACAGTTCGCTTTTCATCTCCGAAGGATCAAGCGAAGGTAGCTCCACTGTGCGATGGACCTTCGAAGGTAATGTGGGGGATAGCTTCTTTGGCCGATGGATGAGTGTGATGATCGACAAATTTGTCGGTCCGAGCTACGAAAAGGGCCTGCAATCGCTCAAGGAAAGATGCGAAGCACTCGCTCTTGATCCGGAAGCTGTTTTCAAGGAAGTCCCAGTTCCCTGA
- the recJ gene encoding single-stranded-DNA-specific exonuclease RecJ has translation MRWIKSSLDETLATAIAREQGLSEISARLLAGRNLTTMEEVEGFLNPGLSTLGDPLSMGGMPEAVARVESALKKQESVLIFGDYDVDGVTSTVFLTHFLRRFGLSPKFVVPKRLEEGYGLGIDSLSRALEEGKPDLMIAVDCGTSSSEEVAWLREQGISVIILDHHTSKESLPDDCIMVNPHVHDPDSVPWKNLCSVGLVFKFCHAFLKVMRQKGDALAATTDLREYLDLVALGTVADLVDLTGENRILVRNGLRYLEKCQRPGICALMEVAGLTLGDTLSPSDIGFRLGPRINASGRLDDAALPIQLLLSENWQTCRETALTLDEFNRDRQDIERSIAELAEAQVSDLYPDHIGIVVHASDWHSGVVGIVASRLARKFHRPCLVLGSEGEGLAKGSGRSVEGVDLVEILKECSDVITQWGGHPMAVGLTIQEDKVNELRESFNAALREKYSEGIPEQVITIEAEARPEELTSTLLSELDQLAPYGQGNPEPVFALRGVVLPALAKIGTAHLKFGVPRPGLTGPIECIGWNAAENPPPTGKAIDLAVRFGWHSWRGQRSPRLTLLDWQQSR, from the coding sequence ATGCGCTGGATCAAATCATCCCTTGATGAAACCCTGGCTACTGCCATTGCCCGGGAACAGGGATTAAGCGAAATCAGCGCCCGCCTGCTTGCCGGCAGAAACCTGACCACCATGGAAGAGGTGGAGGGCTTTCTGAATCCCGGCCTGTCAACGCTTGGCGATCCACTCTCGATGGGTGGAATGCCGGAAGCGGTTGCCCGGGTGGAATCGGCCCTGAAGAAGCAGGAATCTGTCCTGATATTTGGGGACTATGATGTGGATGGAGTCACCTCCACCGTTTTCCTGACACATTTCCTCAGGCGCTTTGGGCTATCCCCGAAGTTCGTTGTTCCCAAGCGACTGGAGGAGGGCTATGGGCTGGGTATCGATTCCCTTTCGCGAGCACTCGAGGAGGGTAAGCCGGACCTGATGATCGCCGTTGATTGTGGAACAAGCAGCTCCGAGGAAGTGGCCTGGTTGAGGGAACAAGGGATCTCCGTGATCATTCTCGATCATCACACATCCAAGGAGTCCCTTCCCGACGATTGCATCATGGTCAATCCCCATGTCCACGATCCTGACTCTGTCCCATGGAAGAACCTCTGTTCCGTGGGGCTGGTCTTCAAGTTTTGTCATGCCTTTTTGAAGGTCATGCGGCAAAAGGGCGATGCTCTTGCCGCGACGACCGACCTGCGCGAGTACCTCGATCTGGTCGCCCTCGGCACTGTTGCCGACCTGGTCGACCTGACTGGAGAGAATCGCATTCTCGTTCGCAACGGCTTGCGCTATCTGGAAAAGTGTCAGCGGCCTGGCATTTGTGCGCTTATGGAGGTCGCCGGGTTGACGCTTGGCGACACCCTTTCGCCGAGCGATATAGGTTTCCGCCTCGGACCGCGAATCAATGCGAGCGGACGGCTGGATGACGCCGCTCTTCCCATCCAGCTTCTACTCAGTGAAAACTGGCAGACTTGCCGTGAGACGGCCTTGACGCTGGATGAGTTTAACCGGGACCGTCAGGACATTGAGCGTTCCATCGCTGAACTAGCCGAGGCTCAAGTCAGTGATCTTTATCCCGACCACATCGGAATCGTTGTTCACGCGTCTGATTGGCATTCGGGCGTAGTGGGAATTGTCGCCAGCCGGCTTGCCCGTAAATTCCACCGTCCTTGCCTGGTCCTCGGATCGGAAGGTGAAGGGCTGGCCAAAGGCTCGGGACGGAGTGTGGAGGGCGTGGATCTGGTCGAGATTCTCAAGGAGTGTTCGGATGTCATTACCCAATGGGGAGGTCATCCAATGGCAGTTGGCCTGACGATCCAGGAGGACAAGGTGAATGAACTTCGGGAATCCTTTAATGCGGCTTTACGGGAAAAGTACAGCGAAGGAATCCCTGAACAGGTTATTACAATTGAAGCAGAGGCTCGGCCTGAAGAATTGACTTCCACGCTCTTATCCGAGCTGGATCAACTAGCCCCCTACGGACAAGGAAATCCCGAGCCTGTTTTCGCCCTTCGCGGGGTGGTTTTGCCCGCGCTTGCGAAGATTGGCACGGCACACCTGAAGTTTGGGGTACCGCGGCCAGGGCTCACTGGCCCAATTGAATGCATTGGCTGGAATGCGGCCGAGAATCCACCGCCCACAGGGAAGGCAATCGATCTCGCCGTGCGGTTTGGCTGGCATTCATGGCGGGGGCAACGGTCCCCTCGCCTGACCTTGCTGGATTGGCAACAAAGTCGTTGA
- the secD gene encoding protein translocase subunit SecD, whose translation MNGTNLFRLIVTLLVAAWATTELLPPTGTPFEPYLTSQVTAAVDESGTEIKSREDNFSEFEALVVRANEKVEEAAGDATSPYATLYTALLRISEDESIDLSQYFQDIRLQEIRNLKKKNKILLTELLRRSKGEISLGLDLNGGVAITFDVDEASLSEDMFFRQRQLEDARQVVLDRVDGLGVAEPVVRLKGANLIEVQMPGINTEDNPNIAETIGAPALLEFKLVHRTAQPRPGAEPPLGYQVLVEETEDPETGEIVESPTYVKIIPVMTGEIIEEARPQITQTGGYEVTMEFTSEGRRQFAEVTGQIAAGNTDFSIGRLAIVLDGKLVSSPTVRERINSDSARITGSFTQREAFELANALNNPLAVEMEVAEMYEVGPTLAKDARNTSISAGMYGGILVIVFMILYYGLSGLVAMLTVCLNLFIVLGALASFGATITLPGVAALVLTIGMAVDASILIFERIREELHNGKSVHSALVAGYDKAFSTIVDANVTTLITALILVWLGNGPVRGFGVTLSAGILATVFCSLVTSRFILEALVEGGIIKNPFRFQLFKNTSFQFLNHARRAFACSWVLVLIGVASFAYHFDQAFGIDFTGGDEVAVSYSERLSSQQVDEVASSASFVDEDGVTQSFGEVNIFFQTPLGADKDVMIVQTEPDKGEQFFGALNTAYPEAELVELGLTQIGSAVGSEVTRSAILSILVALLGILLYIAFRFEFGYGLGAVVATVHDILMTIGIFVTLGEIFGIGSGQFSAPMIAAILMTVGYSINDTIVVFDRVREELELNPGSNLKKIVHLSINRVLNRTVLTSVTTLFASLMLFLFGAGVIKDFALVFLIGILTGTFSSMFIASPVFFWYHKGDRKSVEKGEILPSYDWTSDESSKQKA comes from the coding sequence ATGAACGGAACAAACCTTTTCAGGCTGATTGTCACCCTCCTCGTTGCCGCATGGGCAACCACGGAGCTGCTCCCACCAACAGGAACACCCTTTGAACCGTATTTGACCAGTCAGGTAACTGCAGCCGTAGACGAGTCAGGTACCGAGATAAAGTCCCGCGAGGACAATTTCTCCGAGTTTGAAGCGCTTGTCGTGCGGGCCAATGAAAAGGTTGAAGAGGCCGCTGGAGATGCAACGTCTCCCTACGCCACCCTCTATACGGCCCTGTTGAGAATTTCAGAGGATGAATCAATCGACCTCTCGCAATATTTTCAGGACATCCGGCTTCAGGAAATTCGTAACCTCAAGAAGAAGAACAAAATTCTTCTCACCGAGCTGCTCCGCCGTTCAAAGGGTGAAATCAGCCTTGGGCTGGACCTCAATGGGGGGGTTGCCATTACCTTTGATGTGGACGAAGCAAGCTTGTCCGAGGACATGTTCTTTCGCCAGCGACAGCTGGAGGATGCGCGTCAAGTGGTTCTCGACCGAGTCGATGGTCTTGGAGTGGCTGAACCCGTGGTACGCCTCAAAGGGGCAAACCTGATCGAGGTGCAGATGCCCGGTATCAATACCGAGGACAATCCCAATATTGCCGAGACAATTGGAGCCCCTGCCCTGCTTGAATTCAAGCTGGTCCACCGGACCGCTCAACCGCGCCCGGGCGCTGAGCCCCCACTGGGTTACCAAGTGCTTGTTGAGGAAACAGAAGATCCGGAAACCGGGGAAATTGTTGAGAGCCCGACGTACGTGAAAATCATTCCGGTAATGACGGGGGAAATCATTGAAGAGGCCCGTCCGCAGATTACCCAAACCGGTGGTTACGAAGTGACCATGGAATTCACTTCCGAGGGGCGGCGCCAATTCGCCGAGGTCACCGGACAGATTGCCGCTGGCAACACCGATTTCAGCATTGGCCGCCTGGCCATTGTCCTCGACGGCAAACTTGTTTCTTCCCCAACAGTACGGGAACGCATCAACAGCGATTCCGCCCGGATTACCGGGTCTTTCACCCAGCGTGAGGCATTCGAACTGGCCAACGCCTTGAACAATCCCCTCGCCGTCGAAATGGAAGTCGCCGAGATGTACGAGGTTGGCCCGACACTTGCCAAGGATGCCCGCAATACAAGTATCAGTGCCGGCATGTACGGCGGTATTCTCGTCATTGTCTTCATGATTCTCTATTACGGGCTTTCCGGCCTGGTCGCGATGCTCACTGTCTGCCTTAACTTGTTTATTGTTCTGGGCGCCCTGGCGAGCTTTGGGGCCACGATCACCCTTCCCGGTGTCGCAGCCCTCGTCCTGACAATCGGGATGGCAGTCGACGCCAGTATCTTGATATTCGAACGTATCCGGGAGGAGCTACATAACGGCAAAAGCGTGCACAGTGCTCTTGTGGCTGGGTACGACAAAGCCTTTTCGACCATTGTGGATGCGAATGTCACCACATTGATCACCGCCTTGATCCTGGTCTGGCTGGGGAATGGCCCTGTCCGCGGATTTGGTGTCACCCTCAGCGCCGGTATTCTTGCCACCGTCTTCTGTAGTCTGGTGACCAGCCGGTTTATTCTCGAAGCCTTGGTTGAAGGGGGAATCATCAAAAACCCCTTCCGATTCCAGCTCTTCAAAAATACCAGTTTCCAGTTTCTCAATCATGCCCGCCGCGCTTTTGCCTGTTCATGGGTTCTCGTGCTGATCGGGGTGGCATCCTTCGCCTATCATTTTGATCAGGCCTTCGGGATTGATTTTACGGGTGGTGATGAAGTTGCCGTCAGTTACAGTGAGCGGCTCTCTTCCCAGCAGGTGGATGAGGTGGCCTCTTCGGCAAGTTTTGTCGACGAGGACGGCGTGACTCAATCCTTCGGGGAAGTGAACATCTTCTTCCAAACTCCGCTCGGCGCCGACAAGGATGTCATGATTGTCCAGACTGAGCCCGACAAGGGTGAACAGTTCTTCGGCGCTCTCAATACGGCTTATCCTGAAGCAGAACTCGTTGAGTTGGGGTTGACCCAGATTGGCTCAGCAGTCGGTAGCGAAGTGACGCGCAGTGCCATTCTTTCCATCCTGGTCGCACTGTTGGGGATTCTCCTCTACATCGCCTTCCGGTTCGAGTTTGGATACGGATTGGGCGCAGTTGTAGCGACGGTTCACGACATCTTGATGACAATCGGTATTTTTGTCACTCTGGGAGAAATCTTTGGAATCGGAAGCGGACAATTCTCTGCTCCGATGATTGCGGCCATCCTGATGACAGTCGGTTACTCCATCAATGATACGATTGTGGTCTTTGACCGTGTTCGTGAGGAACTGGAATTGAATCCGGGAAGCAACCTCAAGAAGATTGTCCACCTGTCCATCAACCGGGTCCTCAACCGGACGGTCCTGACCAGTGTGACAACGCTCTTTGCCTCACTCATGCTCTTCCTCTTTGGGGCGGGTGTGATCAAGGACTTCGCGCTTGTCTTCCTGATCGGTATTCTCACCGGAACCTTCTCTTCGATGTTCATCGCCAGCCCAGTATTCTTCTGGTACCATAAGGGCGATCGCAAATCGGTCGAAAAGGGAGAAATCCTTCCGAGCTACGACTGGACATCTGACGAATCATCCAAGCAAAAAGCCTGA
- the yajC gene encoding preprotein translocase subunit YajC, translating into MNSVFYILAQGGPSQGNMLMQLLAFILLMVGFWFLLIQPQRKKQKEHQQMITELKPGDTVVTAGGICGVITHVKKDRFQVKIDDNTRIDVLKGSITARDTADQ; encoded by the coding sequence ATGAACAGTGTATTTTACATCCTCGCACAGGGCGGCCCTTCACAGGGAAACATGCTCATGCAGCTTCTCGCCTTTATTCTTCTGATGGTGGGCTTCTGGTTCCTCCTGATCCAGCCACAGCGCAAGAAGCAAAAAGAGCACCAGCAAATGATCACGGAATTGAAGCCCGGTGATACTGTTGTCACTGCCGGCGGTATTTGCGGCGTGATCACGCACGTGAAAAAGGATCGATTCCAGGTCAAAATTGATGACAACACCCGCATCGATGTCCTGAAGGGATCCATCACGGCCCGTGACACCGCAGACCAGTAA
- the gcvH gene encoding glycine cleavage system protein GcvH has protein sequence MSSIPDNLKYTKDHEWIRLEEDGTVTVGVTDYAQNSLGDITFVELPEVDDTFEAGDSFGVVESVKAASDLYMPVQGTIRAVNDELTGAPETVNSDPYGEAWMIRVQLDEGANLDDLMDAAAYANIVG, from the coding sequence ATGAGTTCAATTCCGGATAATTTGAAATATACCAAGGATCATGAGTGGATTCGTCTTGAGGAAGATGGAACGGTCACCGTTGGCGTTACCGACTATGCTCAAAACAGCCTTGGGGATATTACCTTTGTGGAACTTCCTGAAGTCGATGACACCTTCGAAGCCGGCGATTCATTCGGGGTGGTCGAATCCGTCAAGGCGGCCAGCGACCTTTACATGCCGGTTCAAGGCACGATCAGGGCCGTTAATGATGAGCTGACCGGAGCCCCTGAGACCGTCAATTCCGATCCGTACGGAGAAGCTTGGATGATTCGCGTTCAATTGGATGAGGGAGCCAATCTTGATGATCTGATGGACGCTGCCGCCTATGCTAATATTGTTGGCTGA
- the gcvT gene encoding glycine cleavage system aminomethyltransferase GcvT, with product MSDSLKRTPLHAFHTDHNARLVPFAGWEMPVQYTSILQEHRAVREAAGLFDVSHMGEVRVHGSGARAFLNKLVTNNVEKLQVGKAIYTVMCYEDGGVVDDLIIYQVGDEEYFLCVNAANVSKDVEWITGQAVGFDCLIDDVSEDFGQLALQGPKAMEIFKLASGQDLSSLKRFHFIQGSFMETNAIVSRTGYTGEDGVEIYLPAGEAARVANRILEIGKDHGLQLVGLGARDSLRLEAGYPLYGHEISAQIDPLTGGLGWVVKFQKATDFVGRTALQKRLDEGLDRKVVFFRLEDRRIAREGTEIIDEDGNPCGKVLSGTQSPMLGRPIGSACVSTQALKDKIPLLVEIRKTRIPLEIAQPPLHKV from the coding sequence ATGAGTGATTCACTAAAACGCACCCCCTTGCATGCCTTTCACACGGATCATAATGCTCGATTGGTGCCATTCGCCGGCTGGGAAATGCCGGTCCAGTATACTTCCATTCTGCAGGAACACCGTGCTGTCCGCGAAGCTGCGGGCTTGTTTGATGTCAGCCACATGGGTGAAGTGCGCGTGCATGGATCCGGGGCACGGGCCTTCCTGAACAAACTCGTGACCAACAACGTCGAGAAGCTTCAAGTCGGCAAAGCCATCTACACGGTGATGTGCTATGAGGATGGCGGGGTTGTCGATGACCTGATCATTTATCAGGTTGGCGATGAAGAGTATTTTCTCTGTGTGAATGCCGCCAATGTCTCCAAGGATGTTGAATGGATCACCGGCCAGGCAGTTGGCTTTGATTGCCTGATCGATGATGTTTCCGAGGATTTCGGGCAGCTGGCATTGCAGGGACCGAAGGCCATGGAGATCTTCAAGCTGGCCTCTGGACAGGACCTCTCCTCCCTGAAGCGCTTCCACTTTATCCAAGGATCATTCATGGAGACCAACGCCATTGTCAGCCGCACCGGCTACACCGGCGAGGATGGCGTGGAGATCTACCTGCCCGCCGGTGAAGCGGCACGGGTCGCAAACCGTATACTGGAGATCGGCAAGGATCACGGCCTTCAGTTGGTCGGGCTTGGCGCACGCGACAGCCTACGCCTTGAGGCGGGTTATCCCCTCTATGGGCACGAAATCAGCGCCCAGATTGATCCCCTCACAGGCGGACTGGGCTGGGTCGTCAAGTTCCAGAAGGCCACGGACTTTGTCGGGAGGACTGCCCTGCAGAAGCGGCTCGACGAGGGTCTTGACCGGAAAGTGGTCTTTTTCCGCCTGGAAGACCGGCGCATTGCCCGCGAGGGAACTGAAATCATCGACGAGGATGGCAATCCATGCGGAAAAGTTCTATCTGGGACTCAATCCCCCATGCTGGGTCGTCCCATTGGTTCCGCATGCGTTTCCACACAAGCGCTCAAGGATAAGATTCCGCTGCTTGTCGAGATACGCAAAACGCGGATTCCCTTGGAAATTGCCCAGCCTCCGCTGCACAAAGTGTGA
- a CDS encoding SDR family NAD(P)-dependent oxidoreductase yields MKETIFITGVSRGLGHGLAKVYLESGHTVFGCSRGECDLVEAYPEQFNYASIDLADHLKGKSTLENWLKRVSGFDRVILNAGILSEIRDMRDTPLESLRDTMEINVWSNKWLLDALLRMEQKPRQVVAISSGAAVSGSRGWNGYSISKAALNMLVMLYAAEEPEVHFTSLAPGLIDTAMQDYICGIEADQNFETVRRLKKAKNTPDMPSAEAAAHRISSAMEKFMSEPSGSFIDIRKMKS; encoded by the coding sequence ATGAAGGAAACAATCTTTATCACGGGCGTCAGCCGCGGCTTGGGCCACGGATTGGCAAAGGTGTATCTGGAAAGCGGGCATACGGTCTTTGGTTGCAGTCGTGGTGAGTGTGACCTGGTTGAAGCTTACCCGGAACAGTTCAACTACGCCTCCATTGATCTCGCCGACCATCTTAAGGGCAAGTCCACCCTTGAGAATTGGCTGAAGCGGGTTTCGGGATTCGACCGGGTAATTCTCAACGCGGGAATCCTTTCCGAAATCCGTGACATGCGTGACACGCCCTTGGAATCCCTTCGTGACACCATGGAGATCAACGTCTGGTCAAACAAGTGGTTGCTGGATGCGCTCCTCCGCATGGAACAAAAGCCGCGACAGGTGGTAGCTATTTCGTCCGGGGCGGCCGTATCGGGCAGCCGTGGTTGGAACGGCTATTCCATTTCCAAGGCGGCCTTGAACATGCTGGTGATGCTCTACGCCGCCGAGGAACCGGAGGTGCACTTTACCTCGCTGGCCCCCGGCCTGATCGATACGGCCATGCAGGATTACATCTGCGGCATTGAGGCTGATCAGAATTTCGAAACGGTCAGGCGACTTAAGAAGGCAAAGAACACCCCGGACATGCCTTCCGCTGAGGCGGCGGCCCACCGCATATCCAGTGCAATGGAAAAATTCATGTCCGAGCCCTCTGGATCGTTCATCGATATACGGAAAATGAAAAGTTAG
- the fabD gene encoding ACP S-malonyltransferase has product MSKGIIFSGQGAQKVGMGQSLFEGSPTAKALYEKADEVLGWKLSEISFNGPEETLTETRVCQPALYVHGFTVYTLLEEAGKTGDISLAAGLSLGELTALAAAGSFSFEDGLRVVAERGRLMQEACDATDGAMASMIGGEVEAVKELCAAHDVDMANLNCPGQIVISGETAKVGQAVEAAKAAGTFRMVVPLKVAGAYHSRLMEPARVKFEEFLQGVEIKEPQLTVLSNTTGKAVKTAAEIREALAKQVVSSVLWEDCMREAASMGVTDFYECGLGAVLAGMAKRTDRSWIVKSIAEFADLG; this is encoded by the coding sequence ATGTCTAAAGGAATCATATTTTCAGGTCAGGGAGCGCAGAAGGTCGGCATGGGCCAGTCCCTGTTTGAGGGCAGTCCCACTGCAAAAGCGCTGTATGAAAAGGCGGATGAGGTACTGGGCTGGAAGCTGAGCGAAATCAGCTTCAACGGGCCGGAGGAAACCCTCACGGAGACCCGCGTCTGCCAGCCGGCACTATATGTCCACGGCTTTACGGTCTACACTTTACTCGAGGAAGCGGGCAAGACGGGCGACATCAGCCTCGCCGCCGGCTTGAGCTTGGGTGAGCTGACGGCCCTGGCCGCCGCCGGATCCTTTTCCTTTGAAGACGGCTTGCGGGTGGTCGCGGAGCGTGGTCGCCTGATGCAGGAGGCTTGTGACGCCACAGACGGTGCGATGGCCTCGATGATCGGTGGCGAAGTGGAGGCGGTGAAAGAACTCTGTGCAGCGCACGATGTCGACATGGCCAACCTCAACTGCCCCGGTCAGATAGTGATTTCCGGGGAGACGGCGAAGGTCGGGCAGGCCGTTGAAGCCGCCAAAGCCGCTGGGACTTTCCGCATGGTGGTGCCGCTCAAGGTGGCAGGCGCCTATCACAGCCGCCTGATGGAGCCGGCTCGGGTCAAGTTTGAGGAATTCCTCCAAGGGGTCGAAATTAAAGAACCGCAGCTGACTGTGTTGAGCAACACCACCGGCAAGGCGGTCAAGACGGCTGCCGAAATCCGGGAAGCCCTCGCGAAGCAGGTAGTCTCCAGTGTCCTCTGGGAGGATTGCATGCGGGAAGCGGCCTCAATGGGCGTGACAGACTTCTACGAATGCGGCCTTGGTGCGGTTCTGGCCGGTATGGCCAAGCGGACCGACCGCTCATGGATCGTCAAGTCCATTGCGGAATTCGCGGATCTGGGTTAA